The genomic region TAAGAAAGCAGCCGCTTGTGAAGAACCCATATCCCGAATTTTTCCAATATTTGCTAAGTCAGCTATTTGTGAGCATTGCATTTCTTCAATATTTTCTTTGTATATCGGCATTCTTCAAATGCGTTCTTTGCTTAAATCACTTGCTTGTTCAAATTGGTGGTAAAAATCATTGTTATTACTAAATACACCTGTAGCATGTTTTCCTAGCGATACTACGATTGCTCCGGTTAGAGTAGCAACATCAATAATTTTAGTAGCGTTGTTATTTCTAATGGCATAAGTAATTCCGTCAGCTAAAACTAAGCGTCCTTCAGCATCAGTATTTAAGATTTCAACGGTTTTACCGTTCATTGCAGTTGCCACAGCTTCAACTAAGGTAGCGTGACCTCCAATGCGATTTTCAGTTAAACAGGCAACAGCAACAACATTAATTGTGGGTTTAATTTTAGCAATGGCTAATAATGTTGAACAAACAATTGCTGCTCCCGACATATCAAATTTCATATTAATCATTGAAGCTGCTGGTTTTAATGAATAACCACCAGAATCAAAGGTAATTCCTTTGCCCACTAAACCAATTTTTTCTTTGCTATTAGGATTTCCTGTGTATTCAATTATCACAACTCGGGGGTCGTTGTGGCTACCATTAGCAACAGCTAGTAAAAGACCCATTTTATTTTCAATAATTGCTTTTTTATCTAAAATAGTAATTTTAACATTATCAATGTCTTCAAAAACTTTTTGAATATCTTGAGCAAAGATTTCTGGGTACATTAAGTTTGGCGGTGTATCTTGTAAGTTTCTTGTTAAATTAACACTATCTAGTTTAATTTGAGCAGTGTTAAAAATTTCGGTGCTATCACTAATATTAGTAATTAGATGATAGTTTGCTTTTTCTTGCTTTTTTTCTTGTTTATAAGATATTACTTGATGTTGGGTATATAAAATGGCTTCACTAATGGCTTGTAATGCCAATTGTTCATTAAAATCATCAGTTGTAAAACTAGCAACATCAATATTTAATTCCCGAGTGTTGGTACTGCTAAATTTTTTCATTCATTGCTGTAATTTACAAAATATCATTTTCTTTTCTTTAAAGTAAACGAAAAGGATTTTTTCTGAGTCGATTAAGGTTGTATTTCCTTCAGATTTTTCAACGGTGTCCTTAATTGCTGCGCCTTCAAAAATCGCTTTTAAAGTTACAATGTTTTGTTGTGATTCTTTTGTTAAGTTAATCATATTTTTCCTCCTAATAATAAAATTATATAAATTATAACATTTTTGATTGCACAAATGCCGTAATATATTGATATAATCATAAAATAGATTAATAAGGGAAGAGGATACAACTAATGAAACGAATTAATGCTGATAAGAAGTATCAATGAGATTTAAGTTATTTATTTACTAGTGATGATGAATGAACGAAGGCGTTACAAAATTATATTAGTCATTATGGTAAATTGTATAATTTAAAAGGGAAATTACATCAACAAGAAAATTTTAAGCAATATATTTTATTGTCAGAGGCGGGAGAAATTTTAGGTGCAAAACTTTCGCAATATTTACATTATGGTAGTTTAGATACTACTGATGAACGATTTATTAATTTAAGTAATTTAATGATGAATGAGTCATTAAAAATTCAAACTAAGATGTCATTTGTTGAACCAGAATTAAAACAAATTGGTGCGGAAAAAATTATGCAAATGTTAGCAAATGATGCGGAATTAAAAAATTTTGAATATGATTTTCGGTCATTTTTTGAAAAAGTAAAATATTTATTAACAGAAGAACAAGAGGAATTATTAAACAATGTTGCTAAAACGCGAAGTACTAGTTATCAACTTTATGATTTATTAGCATATGCTGATAAGGAAAAACAATATCTTGATTATGATGGTGAAAAACAGGAATTAACAGAATCATTAGCAACTTCAATAGCACAATTATCGCGTCCCAAAGAAGATCAAAAATTACGACGAGAAACTAGTATCTTATTAAACAAACATTTAATTACAAAGAAGCATTCATTAGCTAAAGTGTATGAAGATATTATTCAATATAGTGTTGAAGAAGTTAAATTAAGAAACTATGAAAGTTCATTGCAAGCATCATTATTAGGTGATAAAGTATTGCCAGATATGTATTTAACTTTATTAGAAGTTGGAAAAGCATATATTCATTTATATCGGCGTTTTATTAAAATTAAACAAAAATATTTTCAATTAGATAAATTTTATGCAACTGATAGTCATTTATTAATGAATAAAACAGAAAATAATAAGTATACTGTGGTGCAAGGGATTGCAATGGTAAAAGCAGCTTTTCAGCCATTGGGAGCAGAATATTTAACGATGTTAGATATCGCTTTATTACCAGGGCGAATTGATTATTTTGAAGACACTAACAAACGCAGTGGGGCATATTCGTCATCAGGTAAAGGTGTTGAACCAATTATTTTAATGAATTGAGATGATTCATTAAGATCTGTTGCTACCTTAGCACATGAATTAGGTCATTCCGTGCATACATTATTTTCTAATAAATATCAACCGCCTAATTTAGCACAATATCCGATTATTTTAGCAGAAGTGGCATCAACTTTTAATGAGCATCTTTTATTTAAATATCTGTATACGCAAGCTAAAGAAAAAGATGAACAAATTTATTTATTGGAAACAAGAATTAATGATTTAATGGCTACTTTCTTTCGTCAAATTCAGTTTGCTAAGTTTGAATGGGAAGCTCATAAAATAGTTGAACAAGAGCAGCCGATTAATGCTAGTATTTTAGCAAAATTGTTTAAAGATGTTTCAATTGAGTATGGTTATGATGTTTATGATGAAATTGCTGATGATGGCATTTATGCTTGACCGCGAATTTTACATTTCTTTAATTCCCCTTATTATGTTTATAAATATGCTACTTCGGTGACAACTTCGTTTAAGTTATATGATGATTTTGAAAAGGGCAATAAAGATAACATTTTGAATTTTCTTAAAGCAGGGGGTCATAAAGAACCAATGTTAATTTTGCAAGATGTTGGTATTGATTTAGCACTGGAAGCAACCTATGTGCCGTTAATGGAGCATTTGGAGCAACTATTGGATGAATTGGAAAAATTATTACAGCTTTAAAATAACAACTAAATTAACTTGTATAAAAGATGTTAAAAGTCAGAAGTTTACTTCTGACTTTTTTAAATTAGTTTTTAAAATGGGTCACAATGTCATTTTTAGAAAATAGTTTCAATGGAAATCATTTAATTTTAGATATAATTATAATGTCATTATAAGTTTAAGAAAAATATTTATATTTTAAGGAGTTGATAGTTTTTGAATTTATCAAGGAAAGTTTAAAAAATGTAAGTAATTAAAAAATAGAGAGGTAGTTGCTAAATGCTTAGTCTAAAATCAGGAGAGAGACTTATACAAAAACCAGTTTTTTTAAAAATATTTTATTTAAAACTAGCAATATATTTATTATTATATATTTTGTTGCTAATTCCGATTTCTAATCGCAATGAAACATTTTATAATTTTTTTAAATTAAAATCAGCGGTTGGCGAATATGCTGATTATGAAGTTAGTACAATTATTAATTGAACATTTTATAGTTTTTTAACAATGGTGCTATTGACAATGATATATAAAAATTATTTGCGATATCGCTTTTTTGCTTTATCAGTGCTAGTTCTAATGTATGTAACATTGGTAATGACTATTCTTTTGGTATTAGTTAAAGGGGATTTCTATGTAAAAAAGACAACAAGGTTACTTTTAACTTCAATCATAAGTTTATTAATTTATTTGCCAGCATTAACTCTTAATATTGCGTATTTACAATTAAAAGATAAATAAAATTATTTAATAGTTGGAAGGACATGAATAATTATGTTGAGGGAAAAATTATTATTAATTATTATTTTGCCAGTCTTTATGAATCATATTCCTAATATGAAACCAGTATTTAATTCTAATTTAAAAAAAGAAAATAAAAATTTAACTTGAAAAAGTATTGAGACTTTAAGAAATGATTTATTTTATGAAACCTGAATTGTAAATATAAATGGGACAGTTTTTTAAAATAATTGTATTAAATCTATTGGTCTTTTATAAGATAATGATTTTCTGGGTGTAGAATTAATTTGAAATGCTATAGAATTTAAGTCTTTTTGTTTATATGAAGATAAATCAGTAGATTTTGGTAAATATCTTCTTAAAATACCATTATTGTTCTCATTTAAACCTCTTTGACAAGGTTTGCCGGCATCTGCAAAATAAATTTTAACATTACAATTTTTTTCAATTAATTTTCATTTACTAAATTCTTTACCACGATCAAAAGTAATAGTTTTAATTGTTCCTGGTATTAATTTTGAAATAAATTTTATTATACTTTGTGTAATACTTTCTGCTTTATGATTTTTAGTTTTCAAAGGAATTGTGGTTTTTGATCATATATCAGCTAAAGTAATAATAGAACTTTTATGATCTTTACCAACGATAGTATCTCCCTCTAAATGGCCAAATTCTTGTATATTTTTAATATTTGGAATGATTAAATTTCTTTCATGAATAGATTTACAAGGTCGCGTTTAGTTTTCTTAGGTATTTTTAAAAAAAGAAAAAATAATCATTTACTATAAATTATTTCAATATGCAAATTAAGTATATATTTCTTATGTATGATTTTTTTTGTAAAAAATTATTTTAATGTTGTTTTTATAAGCATTTTAGTGAGTTTTTATAACCTTTTATTAAGATTATGTTTGTTAACCTGAAATGTAAAATTAAAAAGGACACTTATATAAAAAACAAATTGTGTTAATTCTATAATTAAGAAAAGAAAGGAATTAGCACAATGTATAAGTATCTGACTATTGAATCAATAATAGCAATAAAAGAATATAAAAGTTATGGATTTTCTATTCGTAAAATAGCAAAAGCAATTGATTATAGTAAATCAACTGTACACAGAGTTTGTAAATTATTAAATCAAAACTTATTACCATTAGAAATATTGAATCAAGTTCAAAAAAATAAACAAAATGCAGGTAGAAAATTAATAATTTTAACTTTAACAGAAATTAATACTATCAATTATTTGTTAATTACTAAAAATTATGCTCTTGATATAATTGCTGATTTTTTAAAGAAAAATAAAATAAAAAATATTTCAACAAAAACTTTATATAACATGTTTAAAACAAATCGAATGGGTTTTGATGAAAAAAATTTATTGAGAAAAGGCAAAAATAAACCTCATAAACAAAAAGAAACTAGGGGCAGAATTAATAATTGTAAATCTATTCATGAAAGAAATTTAATCATTCCAAATATTAAAAATATACAAGAATTTGGCCATTTAGAGGGAGATACTATCGTTGGTAAAGATCATAAAAGTTCTATTATTACTTTAGCTGATCTATGATCAAAAACCACAATTCCTTTGAAAACTAAAAATCATAAAGCAGAAAGTATTACACAAAGTATAATAAAATTTATTTCAAAATTAATACCAGGAACAATTAA from Spiroplasma endosymbiont of Lonchoptera lutea harbors:
- a CDS encoding M17 family metallopeptidase is translated as MINLTKESQQNIVTLKAIFEGAAIKDTVEKSEGNTTLIDSEKILFVYFKEKKMIFCKLQQWMKKFSSTNTRELNIDVASFTTDDFNEQLALQAISEAILYTQHQVISYKQEKKQEKANYHLITNISDSTEIFNTAQIKLDSVNLTRNLQDTPPNLMYPEIFAQDIQKVFEDIDNVKITILDKKAIIENKMGLLLAVANGSHNDPRVVIIEYTGNPNSKEKIGLVGKGITFDSGGYSLKPAASMINMKFDMSGAAIVCSTLLAIAKIKPTINVVAVACLTENRIGGHATLVEAVATAMNGKTVEILNTDAEGRLVLADGITYAIRNNNATKIIDVATLTGAIVVSLGKHATGVFSNNNDFYHQFEQASDLSKERIWRMPIYKENIEEMQCSQIADLANIGKIRDMGSSQAAAFLQEFVEEKPFIHLDIAGTADSDSRGSGVMVKTLVELLSRVK
- the pepF gene encoding oligoendopeptidase F — translated: MKRINADKKYQWDLSYLFTSDDEWTKALQNYISHYGKLYNLKGKLHQQENFKQYILLSEAGEILGAKLSQYLHYGSLDTTDERFINLSNLMMNESLKIQTKMSFVEPELKQIGAEKIMQMLANDAELKNFEYDFRSFFEKVKYLLTEEQEELLNNVAKTRSTSYQLYDLLAYADKEKQYLDYDGEKQELTESLATSIAQLSRPKEDQKLRRETSILLNKHLITKKHSLAKVYEDIIQYSVEEVKLRNYESSLQASLLGDKVLPDMYLTLLEVGKAYIHLYRRFIKIKQKYFQLDKFYATDSHLLMNKTENNKYTVVQGIAMVKAAFQPLGAEYLTMLDIALLPGRIDYFEDTNKRSGAYSSSGKGVEPIILMNWDDSLRSVATLAHELGHSVHTLFSNKYQPPNLAQYPIILAEVASTFNEHLLFKYLYTQAKEKDEQIYLLETRINDLMATFFRQIQFAKFEWEAHKIVEQEQPINASILAKLFKDVSIEYGYDVYDEIADDGIYAWPRILHFFNSPYYVYKYATSVTTSFKLYDDFEKGNKDNILNFLKAGGHKEPMLILQDVGIDLALEATYVPLMEHLEQLLDELEKLLQL
- a CDS encoding IS30 family transposase; translation: MYKYLTIESIIAIKEYKSYGFSIRKIAKAIDYSKSTVHRVCKLLNQNLLPLEILNQVQKNKQNAGRKLIILTLTEINTINYLLITKNYALDIIADFLKKNKIKNISTKTLYNMFKTNRMGFDEKNLLRKGKNKPHKQKETRGRINNCKSIHERNLIIPNIKNIQEFGHLEGDTIVGKDHKSSIITLADLWSKTTIPLKTKNHKAESITQSIIKFISKLIPGTIKTITFDRGKEFSKWKLIEKNCNVKIYFADAGKPCQRGLNENNNGILRRYLPKSTDLSSYKQKDLNSIAFQINSTPRKSLSYKRPIDLIQLF